GATTACTCTTCAGAAGACTTCTATGAACCACAAATGCATTACGGAGAAACAGATTTTGCTAAGACATAATCTAGCTTTATAACTCAATCATGGATGAACCGTATGTGGCTCACTTGCAGTTTAAAGGGGTCCCATCAGTGATAAGAACCAGATTTTTTAAACTGACTGCTTTTAGTGAAATGGAAGGAAGTCACCTCTTTTCCAAAGGTTTGAACTTTCCCACCTTGATCGTAAAAGCATGTCAAATAATCCACATCAGATGCCATAAGTGCAAACTGCAAGAGAACATGGTACAATCTCAGTGAATGGGAGTTGGAATCAAAGGGTTCGCTGTCCTTAGAATGTTCTGAAATGTCAAGGCAGTTGCTTGTGTTTAActgtgaacaaataaaaatttattgttttgcACTACTCTGCTGAGGTGATGTGGAGTGATTTATGCTGGCCTTAGGGGGCTTGTTGCTGGAGTTAAGGAGTAGTCCAAAGATACAGAAACCTTGGGTCTGCAGTGGCTATCTGGGTGGTTGGAGGAGGGTGTGAACAAGTAAACAGGTTCTAGTTTAGTCTCTGTAAGAGCCTTTATATTCTGACAAATTATCCAGTGTACAGATAATTCATCTACCTCAAGTTCGTGCTCCTCTCCAAAGAGTGGCCTGTGTGGAGGGGGAGACTTGAGTCATCTCTGTTAGAGAAACCTTGAAAGCCAGACAGCTGTGGGTCTGCACTGGCTGTGTGTGTCTGCATCCAAGGGGCCAGCCAGGTCAGGTTTCATGGAATCCTTTTGGTGGAACCCAGAGAACATTTAATTTGTTGAGAACTCACTATCCCTGAGCATCGCTAGCTGTGTTCATGTATATGCCAAGGGACAGAGCAACTGCCATTACCACCTGCTCTCCACCTCGTTCCTTGCCCTTTGGTCATTTGGCAGAAGGTGGGAAATGACCTTTACATGACTTTGAGATCCACCCTGGCTCCTGACTGCCTGGCCTGGGACTTTTGGGAAAGGGCTGCATCACAATGTGGTTTTCTGGTGCTTGTCTCTGCCTAGCTGTGTCTGGAATTCAGTACTGTGCTGCCTGTCTTAACAGCAGGAACAGCTCCTTTGAGACAAAGACTCTGAGGTGGCGGTCTAATTTGTCTGGAAAATTCAGGGGATTTTGTCTGAATAGGTGTTTCACTAGACAAGGAGTTGATTTGCAGCCTTGATATGTCTACAGGCTGGCCCTCTATGGACCTGTGGCATGACCTCCTAGAGGCAGAGCCCTCTGGAGGTGGGTGCTCACTTGTCTGCTGTCTGCAAGGGGCCCTGCTTGTGTGGCTACCACCCACTGTCCTTTTATGTCTTAGGACAAACGCAGGTTTTCTTTGAGGGATAAATCCTAGAAAACCAAGCCAGGCGGAGAGGTGATAGAACACTTTTTATTCTTGACTGTCTCCCCTCGAGGAAGCAACAATACAGAAGCTAAGTCGTCCCCTGCGAAGGGAAGAATCAACCGTCAGACTTACATCTGGCAAGCTTAGAAGCCAGCCACACGTATTACAGTGCTTTGGCCTTGACTAAGCTGTAAACCCAGGGTAATGTCCTTGGCTGAGGAGCCACAAAATAGAATTCTTCTGGCTTGCATCATGGTCTCCCTTCCCTAGTATGACAGGGAGAGAGGTGGGTCCACCCCTTTGTTCTGGCACAGGTTGCTGAACACTGAGGAGCTCAGCTTGCTGACCCGCTCTCCATTTTGGGATTGGGAGCATTCCTGTCCCACAGAGAGATCTTATGCCTCACCTCCAGCCACCACTGTCGGGGCAAGGAGCTAAGCAAGCCCCTCTCCAAAATGCAGCCACAGTGTGTGTAGACCAGGCACTGTGGTGGCCTTGGCTCATGGAGGATCTGAGCATCAGTACAGCACCCTCTTGGAACACCCTCTACCAATGGCACCATTTGAGCAACTTGGTAAGTGGGACTCCTTTTCACCAGCACAGAGCTTAGAGGCGGAAAGTTAGAAGTGAAAGCAAGAGTCTCAACAATGTATTGGCCCCCGTTGGGGTTAATGGTGGGGACTATGGGTGCCAGTGAGATTGTATCAACCAGTAGAAGCCAAATTAATTGACAGCGCCCCCTACCAGTGGAGCAGGCCCCTGGCTGTGCGTTACAATTTCCCACCAGGTGGCCTCCAGGGAGGTTTTGAACACCTGTCTTTCCCCCTCAGTTTGAGGCTGTCTTTTGCCAGCTGCCTACACTTGGGTTTCCTTAACCAAGGCCAGGTCGCTGTTGCAGTGGCTTCCTGATGAGCCCAGGGTGCACTCACGTGCTGCAGCACCTTGCGGGGCAGCTTCTCCGAGTGGGCGATCCATTCTTTCATTAAGTCCAGGACTATGGGGACGAGGCTGACCACGCCACCGTAGTGGTTCCTGGCCTCGTCACAGCTCAGGTGGTTCACCACATCATGTGGGTACCTGCGGGGTGGTGAGGCAGGGTGGCGAGCCACGCTGCAATGGCTTGCCATGGGCGCAGGCACCCCAGGACAACTTAGGCTGGACTCTTGTGTCCACAGGTTGTGTGTGTTTCAGCAGACTGGAGGTGCCAAGAGCCCCAGGGATTTCTGGTGTGGAAGGCAGAAGTTGCCAACTACTGACAGCTGTCATTTGCAGGAGCACAGGATTAGTTGCTGAGGAACGTGTTGCCATCTTTTCAAAATACACTGCTTAGTCCTTCGGGTCCTCTTACCTAACAACTAAAAAGCCCCCAGCATTGGGTGGGCTGTGCTGTGGGCCACCTTTTTTCTGGCTTGGTCCCAAGTCCAGGGAGACACTTTGTGTCCTACTgtgggggctggtagagtggctcaagtggtagagtgcctgcctagtaagtgtgatgttctgagttcaaaccccattgctgctaagaaaaaaaaaaagttccctctTGTATCCTACTGTGTCCAAGACTAGGCATCACTGAGGCAGTTAACCAATAGGTTAATGAGGACTAGGATTTCCCTCCTAGGAAGTCTGGACAGTTAACAGAGAGCCATGTTATAGGGAAAAGAACCAGGTCAGAGTCTCCTGACCTCTTGGTGAAGGCATTCCCCCTTGCGGGCACCAAGGCCTCACTGGTAAGATCAGAAGGAACTTACTTTGCTCTGAGGCTGCTCAAGTCATTGCTCTGGCTAACCAGGGTTTTGCATTTCTCAAGGAGGTTGTTGGTGACCGGGGTGCCTGAATGCAAGGCCTCAAACTGCTGGCAGAGCCCATTCAGCTCGGAACAGATGTCCAGGAACATGTGCAGAACCCGCCGGTCTGTGGAGCTGTTGCAGTAGTGCTCCATGTAGCTCTGCACCTGCCAAAGAAGTGTGCTGTGAGTTGGTGAGATGCCAGACCCTGGGGAGcactgccccctccttctcaGACCCCCAGGGGGAGATGCCAGTCATGTTTAAGTGTTTTCATGTACAGATGAAGACACACAGGTAACAACATCAGGTGTCCCAGGCACCATGCAGAATGCTTTCCCAGGCCTGGTCTCACTCCTCCCTCACCTACACACTAGCTGGGTGCCTTTTTAAACCCTCATTTTACCGATAAACAGAGGTTTAAAGAGGTGAAATAGTCTGTTCAGAGCACTACTGAAGTGGCTTAGCTGATTTGCCAATCCACCTGTCTCCTTGCCCCTGAGCCACCCACCACCTAAAACAAAAGGGGGTTGGTCCACTTCGGGGACTCTGAGAACTGCTGGGCCAGGCCAGTTCTGATTCCTCCCACTAAGGAGGAATCAGAATCCTTTGGGCTAGTTGTACTGTTTACAAGGTAgaaaatgaagggacaagagaatACGTGGAGCTGGGGGACGTGACTATCCACATGAGAAAATGTGGATCCAGGAGGATCCAGAgcttaaatacaaaaaataaaaatttaaacgtCTATGTAAATATGCTCAGGAAGTATGAAAACGTTACTAAAAGAAGTCATACAAGATGCTAAGAACACTGATTCTCTACTTTTTGACTCTTGAATGGTGAGGATCCTTCCTGGATCAGGGAGGGTCTTTCCTTGGTTGCCTGGGACCACCCGGAGATTCTGTGTCTGTCCAGGCCAGGGTGAGATGCTTGATATCATGCTGGGGAAAACTGGCTCAGCTTCAGGCCCAGTTAACTGACCCATTAATTTCAAAGCCAACTACTTCACAGTGTGATGAGGGAAGGGGTTATCACCTGCCTCCTCCAATACCCCAGACCTTCCTAGTCTAGACAGGGTTTCCCCTGTAGCTGAGGGATGTCTTTCTGCACAGTCCCACACTTGTAAAGGTCCAGAGGCTTCTAACTGCAGACCTGCACAGGCACCTCAgcaatggggtgggggtgggggacaccTGCATCGTGGTATGAACACAACAGAACTGTGTCCCTAAGCTCcctgggtgtgtgcaggtggccTTGGATACCTCTACTTCAGGGAGAGCAGGTGGGGTGAAAACCAAGACTTCAGATGAAGAGTCAGATCATAGGGCCAGGGGTCACCAAGAGCCAGCAGTGAACCTCAGGCAATGGGGCAACTCCCTCATGTACCACAGCATTGATGCAGACACTCAGATGGGGTCTGGTCCAGCTGTTTTTGGAGATGAACCTGTGTGGTACCCTTGGAAGGCTAAGCTCCTGGGGGATATAGCCAATTGCTTTTCAAATAGGGGATTATGCACAGACCAGTGGACTCAGTGGGACAAATTGATGGATGTGGGTGGAGGTTGTATGGGTATTCTTCTTGTACATTCATTTTACAAAAACCCTTGTGCAAGGGTTGCTTGTTCTCCACAGTTCTCTTTCTCCTAAGAGGTTCTGAGCCTATACCCCACTCCTACACCATCTCTGTAAGCAGGCACCCTTCAGCAAGCTGACACCTTTGAAGTGGCATATTTTCTGTCCAAGGGTCCAGCCTATGTGTGTGTTCCTAGCTTCACTGTGGCTTGAGGCTCCTGACTTCCAGGATGGCTGAGAGAATTTGGACAACAGCTCACTCTTGAGGAGACTGGGCTCAGTAAAAATGCCTGCAAATGCCTCTAGGGTGTGCTTGGCCTGTGGCAGTTTCTCAGTCCCCAGCAGAATCTGGCAGAAGGTACCATATCCATCTGGTCACCAGGGCTGGCAGATGACATGAGACTCTTGAGTGTCTAGTATGGACCAACCCTGAGCTGAGTTTTCCATGGATGTGTTCACTTAGTCTGCATAATGGTAAGGAAACAGGCTTACTAAGGTGAATTCACTGATTCCAGGTCACAGAGGTGGCAGGCAGACTTAAACCCTAGCTGGCTGAGTCTTGCATCCACATTTTAACCCTGTGCTGTTCACTCACAGATGGCAGGGGGTGGACTAAGCACTCAGTTCATCAGTTAGAATGAGTTCTGATCCTTGTATAATTAAGCCTCCTCTCCGGGGCTTTGTTGTTTGATTTTGGAATGAGGGAACTGGGCTGGGAGAGGCCCAAGAAATGGGTTTGGCAGAGCCACTTGGCCTTGCCAGGGTGCCACCTGTCCGATGCTGGCAATGGGCTGGATCTTGTCGTGGGCATTTTCCCTGCAGTGCTCCAGGGCCGCGATGAAGGTGAACTGCTGCTGTTGGAAGAGCTTGTACTTCTGCTCGATGCTGCGGAGGGACTCTTTCACCTCATTCATTGTGGTCCTCTGTGGTCACTCAAAGGGCAGGAGAGACCTACAGGGAGGAAGAAGAATTGCGAGGCCCCAGGGGTCAGAAACATGGACGGAAGGATCCTCCTTGGATCCACCTTGCACTAAGCAGATTCCCGCAACCCTGAGGGTTAGGGACCATTTTCATCCCAGTTTTGTGGAGGAGGAAACTGGAAACCACACCTTTGCTCAAGATCCCCAAGTTGCTGGGTTGTTGCTAAGCCTGATCTTTGCCCATTTACCCTCTAAGGACATGGTCTACCATGAAATGTGACTTCTTTTCCTTGGCTGTGGACAGGGTTTCTCTGGCCCACAGTCTGTCTGCAGACTGAGGATATCTCCACACATTCACGCTCTCATATGCCTACtatctctctcacacatacatgcgcacacattctcacacacacagccTCCAAGGCCTCCCTGTAGTGTTAGCAGAACCTGGGGTCAAGACACATGCCACAGGACCGGAAACCAGCAGAGCATCAGTTTGAgccaaaagattttaaaacacttCCCACTCTGCAGTTGGTGGGAATTCTTCCTGGGGCCTGAACAGAGGAAGAGTTGGTGCTTGGTTATCCAGTGTGTCTCCCAGTTCTGTGCTTGGGGCaggtgtggggagcagattataagaagcctatgagacttgacataagcacagttgtgctcaatgatgtacaggctgagtttggcacggcCCAAgtgcagaagagagcaagaggcaagatgcagcacagctgcttttccaaagttgtttatgttcagagaagtaggttcagagagcaggtttctcttgttacaatgtcacgccccccCCCCCAGAGAACTGTTGtttcacctccttgtttaccattgGATATAAataagacttgctgaaggaggacatgggtttttttttttttttttggtggagggttttttgatggggtattgattggtgggctgctggGTTATgttagagattagaggaaacatgggacagtgcaagtctgagggccaagactcttaagattatgctaaagaaaagctaaagaaaacatgggacagtgcgagtctaaggcAAGAGACTttaaggaatagaaaagaagacttcagaaataAGGTTTTAAAGACTAGAAAAGAAGGACATTGGAAGGCTTTAAAGATAAAGAAcagaagcagagtaaagaaaagtaaaaaagcaacgaggctgttgtgcatctccatctgagcacccagcacacctgatcccaactttaTGTCCATCTGTCTTCTATCGTCTGTCCTTCCTGCAACTCCAGTCttccccagttaggtcaggagaacagGAGAGCATGAGAAAGCTTGCTACAGGCAGGAGCTCTGCTCTTAAGTTTGCGGGGCCAGCAGACTCCTCCTTGCCCCATGTTAATTGCTGGCCTGACCCTGATTAGTGACAATATCTGTAGGGAGTGCTCCTGTGACACCCCATAGATCATCTCTGGTTTGATTCCGGTAGTCCAGGAGCACCTAGAATTCCTGTGAGCAGAAAGCCAAGGGTTCTGTACTCTGTGACATCACAGTTTTGCTGAGCACAGTACTTCAGATCATGGATTTATAGAATGTTGAGCTGGAAGGGATCTCAGCAGCCCAATGCCCTCTGTgggaatggaggcccagaggTAAGGGATTTGCCCAGGGAGTCACAGCAAGTTTGTGCCACAGACACCTAGGGTCCCAGGTTCCCCAGTGTCTAACCAGCATCCTTactgccaccacatccagctgctGTTCCACTGCCAACAGGCACCACCATACACAGAGTCCAGGCTCCAGCATGGCAGCCTGTGCCACAGGAGTGGGGGTCAGAAGAGGTTGTGCCAGGGCAGAGTCCAAGTGAGATGCTGGAAGGACTCAGCAAGGCACAGCAAGACAGTGGGACAGGGGAGTGGAGAACTGGGAGGCAGTTCTTTCTGCTCTGTCCCCCCCCAGCATCCTGAACCCAGATTagagctgaagcaggagaattaaaggaaatgcaagggCGGACCAGAAGATAGCCTCTATGAAATGATGGCCTGGTGAATCAGGGAACATGGAGACTATTGGCAGGAGGCTCTTCAGTGACAAAGCTGGCTGCAGAGCCACAGCCAGCAAGGCTGCCTCAAAGGAGCTACCCCGGGAGCAGGCCCCATAAACCCAAGTGGGCCTTCTATAGATTTAACAGAGCATGTACCACGCCAACAGACGGGAGCAGCTGCAGCTCTCTAGGGGCAGCAGCCCCCCTCCTCCCCAACCTCCCTACACTTAGCACCCCTGCCTGAAGAGGACAAGGTGGGAGGGCAGTGGGGCTGGGGTCCTTGTTTGTTGAACACTTGACATATCTTTGGCCCCTTCCCCAGGGAGCAGAAATGGCCCACTGGAGCACAGAGGTTTTCTTGTGCCTCCCATGATGTAAGGCTCACCAGGGAAGATTTGAGAGTTAGGGGAGGGAGGCACCCCACTCTGTGTAAAATTTAAAGGGATGCCAAAAAGCAGCATTCattcaagagagaaaaatattttttaaagaccaCAAAAATTAATACCAAAAGAAGTctataaagaacaaaacag
Above is a genomic segment from Castor canadensis chromosome 13, mCasCan1.hap1v2, whole genome shotgun sequence containing:
- the Spaca9 gene encoding sperm acrosome-associated protein 9 isoform X2, coding for MNEVKESLRSIEQKYKLFQQQQFTFIAALEHCRENAHDKIQPIASIGQVQSYMEHYCNSSTDRRVLHMFLDICSELNGLCQQFEALHSGTPVTNNLLEKCKTLVSQSNDLSSLRAKYPHDVVNHLSCDEARNHYGGVVSLVPIVLDLMKEWIAHSEKLPRKVLQHGTT
- the Spaca9 gene encoding sperm acrosome-associated protein 9 isoform X1: MNEVKESLRSIEQKYKLFQQQQFTFIAALEHCRENAHDKIQPIASIGQVQSYMEHYCNSSTDRRVLHMFLDICSELNGLCQQFEALHSGTPVTNNLLEKCKTLVSQSNDLSSLRAKYPHDVVNHLSCDEARNHYGGVVSLVPIVLDLMKEWIAHSEKLPRKVLQHVSAPWAHQEATATATWPWLRKPKCRQLAKDSLKLRGKDRCSKPPWRPPGGKL